A window of Candidatus Parvarchaeota archaeon genomic DNA:
ATGCAGGGCCGTAAAGAACGCGCAAAATGGGCGCGCCAAACGCCACAATAAACGCAAGGATTGGCACGGAGACAAACATCATCCAGCGAAGGGCTGTGTGCGACGCTGCATTTATCCTCTTGTAGTCGTTTTTCCCGACAAGCTCGGACACCACGGGGAAAAATATCTGGATAAGGGAGCCTGAGAACATGAATATGAGGCTTGCAAAGCCGGTTGCAATCGTGTAAATGGCTATCTGCACATTTGCCTCCTGCCCAAGAAAATAGCCAAGCATCATCCTGTCAGTATAATTCAGAATCATCCCAAAAGACATGACTCCGACCATGGAAATCCCAAAAGGGACAAGCTCCATGACAATGCCAAGGCCGGCCCTATCCTTTCCGGCACAGGCGGCCTCAACGTGCCTTATATGCCCAAGCAGGCTCCAAATCAGGTAGAAAGAGGCTATTGCAAACGAGGCAACAAATCCTATTGTCAGCGCAGAGGCGCTTGCCCCAAGCGATGCAATAAGCACAAGTGTAGCCGCAAGCTTTGCAATGTTTTGCAGCCCAAGCCCAAACGCAGCCTCCTTGATTTTTTTGAGGGCCACAAGAAGCGCACTTGCTATGTTGAAAGCCTGGAGTGCTACAAGATGGAATGCAAAAAGCCTTATGACCGGCTCAAGCTTCGGGTTTTGGAAAAATCCCGCTATGTTTGGCGCCAAGAAAAACGTCAGGGCTGTCATTAATAGGACAAGTGCCATGCCCAAAAGCACGGCATACTTCATCACATCAAGCGCCTTTCCCCCCTCTTTTCTGCCCAAATAATACGGGACATATCTTTGCACTGCGGATGCAAGCCCCAAGTCGGCATAAACCCCAATGACTCCGACAATGCCAAGGGCAAAGTAAAAAAGCCCCACTTCCTCCTGGGAAACCATCCTTGCAATGGCAATCGTGTAGACAAACGAGACAAGCCTGTAGGCAACGTTTGTCAGGTTCTGCCAAAACGTGCCCCTTGCCATAACCTTGCTTTCTTCAGACATTTCCATACTTTTCCCGCCTCAAGTTTTTTCCGCTTCAATTCCTTTCATTTCGTCAAGAACCGGGCTTAGGGCGGCTTTCCACTCAAAGCCCCTTGCCCTGGCCAACCCGTCCTGCCCAAGCCTTTTTGCAAGTTGCCTGTCCAAAAGCACCTTGCCTATTGCATCGGCAAGCGCCTTTGCATCTGCCGCCCTGACAACTATCCCGGCGTTTTCCAGCACATGCCTTGTGCCTGAAACATCAGTCCCAATGCACGGGACGCCGCATGCCATTGCCT
This region includes:
- a CDS encoding flippase produces the protein MEMSEESKVMARGTFWQNLTNVAYRLVSFVYTIAIARMVSQEEVGLFYFALGIVGVIGVYADLGLASAVQRYVPYYLGRKEGGKALDVMKYAVLLGMALVLLMTALTFFLAPNIAGFFQNPKLEPVIRLFAFHLVALQAFNIASALLVALKKIKEAAFGLGLQNIAKLAATLVLIASLGASASALTIGFVASFAIASFYLIWSLLGHIRHVEAACAGKDRAGLGIVMELVPFGISMVGVMSFGMILNYTDRMMLGYFLGQEANVQIAIYTIATGFASLIFMFSGSLIQIFFPVVSELVGKNDYKRINAASHTALRWMMFVSVPILAFIVAFGAPILRVLYGPAYEAGFLTLAFFAIGNFASLLSSPQKLALAGMRLVEIELVASAAGALLNFVLNILLIPRFGIGGAAFASMVSFALVSLILNWFAKHKFGFRLKDSIWKNIAAAVVAYLALQAVELVAYDRIVNLPFAISDGTLAGALADKLVKVALLSAFMVFGGIVYLAMLNYFRLFEKEDSQILAKILARMGLPNYARKIFARIVFWNQKEIQ